A DNA window from Pirellulales bacterium contains the following coding sequences:
- a CDS encoding sigma-70 family RNA polymerase sigma factor, whose product MFGIRRLRAWTECAWPVTTERVSSAADPIGRVPKRTDVVATERIALTTSDFESDSSEQERHTEFLRLFSQHSRRVFEFISTLVFNSSDAEEVFQDTCVVLWRKFSEYDPEGSFYAWACKVAYFEILHLRRANQRLQIMSEEVLTLLADDLLCRSEHLTARRAALEECLDKLAAKDRTLIQQRYYLQHRPKEIARKEAASVHSIYRSLARIHVALRECVGRVMAKENAS is encoded by the coding sequence GTGTTCGGCATCCGTCGGCTGCGCGCCTGGACGGAGTGCGCTTGGCCGGTCACAACTGAGAGGGTCTCAAGTGCGGCGGACCCCATTGGCAGAGTTCCCAAGAGAACGGACGTCGTCGCGACGGAGCGTATTGCCTTGACCACATCCGATTTCGAATCCGACAGTTCCGAGCAGGAGCGGCATACTGAGTTTTTGCGACTGTTCTCGCAACATTCGCGCCGGGTGTTCGAGTTCATCTCGACGCTCGTGTTCAACTCGTCGGACGCGGAAGAGGTGTTCCAAGACACGTGCGTCGTGCTCTGGAGAAAGTTCTCCGAGTACGACCCCGAGGGCTCGTTTTACGCCTGGGCCTGCAAAGTCGCCTATTTCGAGATTCTGCACCTCCGGCGCGCCAACCAGCGGCTCCAGATCATGAGCGAGGAAGTTTTGACCCTGCTGGCCGACGACCTGTTGTGCCGGTCCGAGCACCTGACCGCCCGGCGGGCGGCGCTCGAGGAGTGCCTCGACAAACTGGCCGCAAAGGATCGCACGCTGATTCAACAACGTTATTATTTGCAGCACCGTCCGAAAGAGATCGCCCGGAAGGAAGCCGCGTCGGTGCATTCGATTTATCGCTCGCTGGCGCGCATCCATGTGGCGCTGCGAGAATGCGTGGGCCGAGTCATGGCCAAGGAGAACGCGTCATGA
- the mscL gene encoding large-conductance mechanosensitive channel protein MscL, translating to MLKEFKEFAMRGNVVDMAVGIVIGGAFGKIVTSLVEKVFAPLTAYLTGNSDVSDMAWQLPPVVEGGSSASIGWGAVAQALLDFVIVAFALFLVIKAMNTLKKKEQAAPAAPPEDVVLLREIRDALAKR from the coding sequence ATGCTGAAAGAGTTCAAAGAGTTCGCCATGCGCGGCAACGTGGTCGACATGGCCGTCGGCATCGTCATCGGCGGGGCGTTCGGGAAGATCGTCACGTCGCTCGTGGAAAAAGTCTTCGCGCCGCTGACCGCCTATCTGACCGGCAATTCCGACGTGTCGGATATGGCCTGGCAACTGCCCCCGGTGGTGGAAGGAGGAAGCTCGGCATCCATCGGCTGGGGCGCCGTCGCTCAGGCCTTGCTGGATTTCGTCATCGTGGCCTTCGCGCTGTTCCTTGTCATCAAGGCGATGAACACGCTGAAGAAAAAGGAGCAAGCGGCCCCCGCGGCGCCTCCGGAAGACGTCGTGCTGCTGCGAGAGATTCGCGACGCGCTGGCGAAGCGCTAA
- a CDS encoding RluA family pseudouridine synthase: MSDAPLLPWDDDGDLADLPELVPPPPGPALSPEAVESFDLTTGPADVGQRLDVYLAAALPGVSRSRIRRAIDQGLVRLDGEPPKASFKLEAVHRVAGQIPAAAEGPHPEPIPLTVLLEDEHLVVVDKPPGMVVHPAKGHWAGTLASALVHRFGQLSTTGGAARPGIVHRLDRDTSGVIVVAKHDAAHTELARQFHDRTVQKEYLAIVAGRLDRDRDLIDRAIGPHPTSREKMALRPEHPDSRPAQTFYEAVERYPGFALVRAQPKTGRTHQIRLHLAHVGVPVLCDRLYGGRAKITLGELRAITRCKRLGAGQADSWVMLERQALHAHRIAFTHPATGKPVEATAPLPADLQAVVSVLRESRELG; encoded by the coding sequence ATGAGCGACGCTCCCTTGTTGCCGTGGGACGACGACGGCGACCTTGCCGATTTGCCGGAGCTCGTCCCGCCCCCTCCCGGGCCCGCGCTGTCGCCCGAGGCGGTCGAGTCCTTTGATCTGACCACAGGGCCAGCCGACGTCGGGCAACGGTTGGACGTCTATCTTGCCGCGGCCCTGCCGGGGGTGAGTCGCTCGCGGATCCGTCGCGCAATCGACCAGGGTCTCGTCCGACTTGACGGCGAACCGCCGAAGGCTTCGTTCAAGCTGGAAGCGGTTCACCGCGTCGCCGGCCAGATCCCCGCCGCGGCCGAGGGCCCGCACCCTGAGCCAATTCCGCTGACGGTGTTGCTGGAGGACGAGCATCTGGTCGTCGTCGACAAGCCGCCCGGCATGGTGGTTCACCCCGCCAAGGGGCACTGGGCCGGCACGCTGGCCAGCGCACTCGTTCACCGCTTCGGGCAATTGAGCACGACCGGGGGCGCCGCGCGGCCAGGAATCGTCCATCGGCTCGACCGCGACACGAGCGGCGTGATCGTCGTCGCCAAACATGACGCGGCGCACACGGAACTGGCCCGGCAGTTTCACGATCGCACGGTTCAGAAGGAGTATCTGGCGATCGTGGCGGGACGACTCGATCGGGATCGGGACCTGATCGATCGGGCGATCGGCCCCCACCCGACCAGCCGGGAGAAGATGGCCCTGCGGCCCGAGCACCCCGACAGTCGGCCGGCGCAGACTTTTTACGAAGCCGTCGAGCGGTACCCGGGGTTCGCGCTGGTGCGGGCGCAACCCAAGACAGGGCGAACTCACCAGATTCGGCTCCACCTGGCGCACGTCGGCGTGCCCGTCTTGTGCGACCGGCTCTACGGGGGCCGAGCCAAGATCACGCTCGGCGAATTGCGGGCAATCACGCGCTGCAAACGACTCGGGGCCGGGCAGGCGGATTCTTGGGTCATGCTCGAGCGGCAGGCCCTGCACGCCCATCGGATCGCATTCACCCATCCGGCGACGGGAAAGCCCGTCGAGGCGACCGCTCCGCTGCCCGCCGACCTTCAAGCGGTCGTTTCCGTCTTGCGAGAATCGCGCGAGTTGGGTTAG
- a CDS encoding response regulator, which yields MTAKILFVDDDPTLLRSIERNLCMDYDIELAESGSEGLTKIASTEAYSVVVSDMRMPKMNGIQFINEARKIAPDTVYIMLTGNQDVNTATQAVNEGNVFRFLNKPCQMEDIRKTLELAQRQYELVVGEKQLLHRTFVGAVGVLTDVIESLQPNLVQQSGRVGAVVKELEGRLDIPERWESRLAGRLAFLGLALLPDPLQRQFCFLSPVDPEAPQLMGAVAESSARLIERIPRLDDVAQIIRLQLQVDGQLPSGGDERQRNLKLAAALLRIGTHWAALIGNGMNNTAAVQELKQAFPKIDPRLCIALSEMDEDASSPETVEVDVDHLREGMIIATDVVSPDGALLLRKGRRLTRAVIEKIHLHSSDSRKRRMLTVVKLPEDQYGAFPLRSPGIGSFAVNENAFG from the coding sequence ATGACCGCCAAGATTCTCTTCGTCGACGACGACCCGACCTTGCTTCGCAGCATCGAGCGCAATCTCTGTATGGATTATGATATCGAGCTGGCCGAGTCGGGCAGCGAGGGGCTGACGAAGATTGCATCTACGGAAGCGTATTCGGTCGTAGTCAGCGACATGCGGATGCCGAAAATGAACGGCATTCAGTTCATCAACGAGGCCCGTAAGATTGCCCCTGACACTGTCTACATCATGTTGACAGGCAATCAGGACGTGAACACGGCGACTCAGGCCGTCAACGAAGGGAACGTCTTTCGATTCCTCAACAAGCCTTGTCAGATGGAGGATATCCGCAAGACGCTCGAGTTGGCGCAGCGGCAGTACGAACTTGTCGTCGGGGAGAAACAGCTTCTGCATCGGACGTTCGTCGGCGCCGTCGGGGTGCTGACGGACGTCATCGAGTCCTTGCAGCCGAACCTTGTGCAGCAGTCGGGGCGTGTCGGCGCAGTCGTGAAGGAGCTTGAGGGTCGACTTGACATTCCCGAACGTTGGGAAAGTCGCCTCGCCGGTCGGCTGGCGTTCCTGGGGTTGGCGCTGCTTCCCGACCCCTTGCAGCGTCAGTTCTGTTTTCTGTCCCCCGTGGATCCGGAAGCTCCTCAGCTCATGGGAGCCGTTGCCGAATCTTCCGCGCGCCTGATCGAGAGAATTCCGCGACTTGACGATGTTGCGCAGATTATTCGGCTTCAATTACAGGTTGACGGGCAATTGCCTTCCGGCGGAGATGAACGCCAACGGAATCTGAAGTTGGCTGCGGCGCTGTTGAGGATTGGCACTCACTGGGCGGCGCTGATTGGCAACGGCATGAACAATACCGCTGCAGTCCAAGAATTGAAACAGGCTTTTCCGAAGATCGATCCTCGTCTGTGCATTGCCTTGAGCGAGATGGACGAAGATGCGTCCAGCCCGGAGACGGTCGAGGTGGATGTGGATCACTTGCGAGAGGGAATGATCATTGCCACCGACGTCGTGTCGCCGGACGGTGCGCTGTTGCTACGCAAAGGGCGCCGGCTTACCCGCGCCGTGATCGAGAAGATCCATTTGCACTCCTCGGATTCGCGAAAAAGGCGAATGCTGACCGTGGTGAAGTTGCCTGAGGATCAATACGGGGCTTTCCCCCTCCGCTCGCCAGGAATCGGCTCCTTTGCGGTGAACGAAAATGCCTTTGGCTAG
- a CDS encoding LamG domain-containing protein, whose protein sequence is MKNDDSRVEYDVTRILMAAVDGNATLDELAEVNRRILADPSLASFVVDVMSQESWLTWYSTKSRNGGSMRADLLEQIVATASSAKSAGTSTGTVPQRDPAFRPVAGATAAWRARLTRASRSSYWATAAALLAVAAGWTLGFGQASRQFSQREYTAPSLAEPGSLGEPRYAARFVQGTACLWNLDGRAAYLTNDTLHTGETLNLLEGLAELQVDWTGGRAALSIEGPAGLVLTAERGASLSHGKLTAEVKSTDSQFILTTPNGQIEVASDASLGIAIAGGDVELHVFTGQAFVSLPWTADSTGVKRVGVKAGESLRVAANADGMVSMVRGESSPGAFASQTSMGSDGLHVTREYAREVLAAQPLIYWRFEDKNPQRINNAAADRYHGRVVGVAEMIRDRSNQYLDLGAALTDEAYSTYLVSEEPIRESFDAGYAVEAWIKPSHYHWCSLVALICPPPEPDWRSPHALLLELGGPRAAESSIEHPGRLRFLHRNPPSDVAGSGTSVFSEELYDLRRWQHVVAVKEGDRLKLYVNGKLSATGVDPTPLASGWRLLVGQLDEKQNYRRFIGQIDELAVYPHPLSEQDIVRHYELIRHPRRTEPRNPEASRTARKVRGWVVPQLIDSAANPVWAIPRS, encoded by the coding sequence ATGAAAAACGACGACTCTCGCGTGGAATACGACGTCACGCGGATTCTGATGGCCGCCGTTGACGGCAACGCCACGCTCGATGAACTGGCAGAGGTCAATCGGCGAATCCTGGCCGACCCGTCTTTGGCGTCGTTCGTCGTCGACGTCATGAGCCAGGAATCGTGGCTGACCTGGTACAGCACGAAGTCGCGCAACGGCGGCAGCATGCGGGCCGATTTGTTGGAGCAGATCGTCGCCACGGCCAGTTCGGCCAAGTCGGCGGGGACATCGACCGGCACGGTTCCGCAACGCGATCCCGCATTCCGACCGGTCGCCGGCGCGACGGCCGCGTGGCGAGCGCGACTGACCCGCGCGTCGAGGTCGTCCTATTGGGCGACCGCGGCGGCGCTGCTGGCGGTCGCGGCGGGCTGGACGCTGGGCTTCGGACAGGCCAGTCGCCAGTTCTCGCAGCGCGAGTACACGGCCCCTTCGCTCGCGGAACCTGGTTCGCTCGGCGAACCCCGTTACGCGGCCCGGTTCGTCCAAGGGACGGCGTGCCTGTGGAATCTCGACGGCCGAGCGGCCTACCTGACCAACGACACGCTCCACACGGGCGAGACGTTGAATCTGCTCGAAGGCCTCGCCGAGTTGCAAGTCGACTGGACGGGCGGGCGCGCGGCGCTCAGCATCGAGGGCCCCGCAGGGTTGGTGCTGACGGCCGAGCGAGGCGCCAGCCTCAGCCACGGCAAACTCACTGCCGAAGTCAAGTCGACCGATTCGCAGTTCATCCTGACGACCCCGAACGGCCAAATCGAAGTCGCCTCCGACGCCTCGCTGGGAATCGCGATTGCGGGGGGAGACGTCGAGTTGCATGTCTTCACCGGCCAGGCGTTCGTCTCGCTCCCGTGGACCGCGGATTCCACCGGCGTGAAGCGGGTCGGAGTCAAGGCGGGCGAGTCGCTGCGGGTCGCGGCCAACGCCGACGGCATGGTGAGCATGGTGCGCGGGGAATCGTCGCCGGGAGCCTTTGCTTCGCAGACGTCGATGGGTTCGGACGGACTGCATGTGACGCGGGAGTACGCCCGCGAGGTGCTCGCCGCGCAGCCGTTGATTTACTGGCGGTTCGAGGACAAGAACCCGCAGCGAATCAACAACGCGGCGGCGGATCGCTACCACGGTCGCGTCGTCGGCGTCGCGGAGATGATTCGCGACCGCAGCAATCAGTATCTCGACCTCGGGGCGGCGCTGACCGACGAGGCGTATTCGACCTATCTGGTGTCGGAGGAGCCGATTCGCGAGTCGTTCGACGCCGGTTACGCGGTGGAAGCGTGGATTAAGCCGAGCCACTACCATTGGTGCTCGCTGGTCGCCTTGATTTGTCCGCCGCCGGAGCCCGACTGGAGAAGTCCGCATGCGTTGCTGTTGGAATTAGGCGGCCCCCGCGCCGCTGAGTCGTCGATCGAGCATCCGGGCCGCTTGCGGTTCCTCCACCGCAACCCGCCGAGCGACGTGGCCGGCTCGGGGACCTCGGTCTTTTCCGAAGAGTTGTACGATCTGCGCCGGTGGCAGCACGTCGTCGCCGTCAAGGAGGGCGATCGGCTCAAGCTGTACGTCAACGGCAAGCTGAGCGCGACCGGCGTCGACCCGACCCCGCTGGCCAGCGGCTGGCGGCTGCTGGTCGGACAACTGGACGAAAAGCAGAACTATCGCCGATTTATCGGCCAAATCGACGAATTGGCCGTCTATCCCCATCCGCTCTCGGAGCAGGATATCGTGCGGCACTACGAGTTGATCCGCCATCCGCGGCGCACGGAACCTCGCAACCCCGAAGCGAGTCGCACGGCCCGCAAGGTGCGCGGCTGGGTCGTCCCGCAGTTGATCGATTCGGCCGCGAACCCGGTCTGGGCGATTCCTCGGTCGTAG